The Rhodovastum atsumiense genome segment CGATGCGGAAGCGCTCGCGCAGGAGCACCAGCCTGGCTTCCGCTTCGGCGGGGCTAATACGGGAGGATGCAGGCGAAAACAGGGACTTCAGAAACGAAAGCATAGGATTTTCTACCCTTGCGCGCTTGATGTAGGGTTTTTTCGCGCATTTCGCAATTGGAATTGCGGGCATCCTGCACTCTCGGCCAGATGCTCAGTTCAGACTGTTGCCTCGGACAGGGCGGCGATCATGCAGCATCTGCTTGAGAGGACGGGGGGCCGAACTGCCGGTTCACCCGCTCGGCTGGCCACGGTGTCGCCGTATCACGCGTCGTGACTTTGACTGGCGCTGAGGCAGGCGATTGGCCGATGAGCGGATACGGTATTGACCCAGAAAGCGAATCTTCGCCCGATCAAGCCGCTGAGCGCTGAACGGCCCGTGTCGGTGGCGTATCCGCGATGACTTCCTGCTGCGCACCGATCAGCCGTAGCGTCGTGCCGTCGGCGGCTCGTACGGATTCCACATGGAGGCGGATCTGTCTCACGGCGCCATCACCGCCATGGATGCGAAACCTGGTCGTGATCGCCCCGCCACGAGCGACCAGCACGCGCATCTCACCGATGACACGCTTGCGGTCTTCGGGGTGCAGGAGCGCGACCCAGTCCTGCCAGGACAGTCGCTCCCGCCCGGGGGGGAGCCGGTACAAGCGGCACCAGTCCGGTCCCGCAATGGCCATGGAGTCCGAGATCGTCCATTCGAAATCGGCGATCTCGCCGAGTTGCCGGGCGAGCCGCAGCCGCAGTTCGGCCTCCCGTAGCGCAAGAGCCGCCTGGCCCGAAGAACTTGCATCGCGGATCAGGGCGGTGTGACCACCATCGTTGCCATTGACCAGCGACAATTCGATCGGGAATTCCGAGCCGTCGCGGCGACGGCCGCGTAGTCCTCGTGCCGTGCAGGCGGGTGGCACCAGCAGGTCCGCATCGCGGCCGAGCAGGTCCTCGGCCCGTGTGTAACCGAACAGGCGCAGCGCCGTGGGATTGACGGACGCAATGCATCCATCGGCCGTTGCCACCACGACCGCCTCGTTCACGGCATTCATCACTGTGCGCAGCCGCTCGGTACCTTCGCTCAGCGCCGCCTCCGCCTCGCGCAGCGCTGTCACGTCGGTCGTGTCCTCGAGAATGGCAACGACCTCGCCGGAGTCATCCAGTCGCACGGCAAGGTGCGCGGCGACGGTCACCTCTGCGCCGTCGCGCGTGCGCTGCCGCAGGTCGCCACGCCATTCGCCTTCGCGCAGCAGCGTCTCGCGCAACTCGTCCTCGGGCACCGGGAA includes the following:
- a CDS encoding PAS domain-containing protein, giving the protein MGATPSEHPRGQTCRPSAPRVPATAWLGVGCLLLFTLGLIAGVFGTLGSTRPGNGHRDSNFATSDAELSRLVTTTAARLLADLRQEATIRHALSLPHGTAGFSRQEEGGGWPPLARLPARLSDQPMAAVIAEAGDGGLAEAASHAAGAVITDAQAILRSDDIRQENTPSQRILPFTVLALAATSGALLLGGVLVLRLRATSVTRAEALDVAELQWLLGSLDQACVMVRDCDDIIRFWSDGCQRVYGWTAAQAVGRSAQDLLQTIFPVPEDELRETLLREGEWRGDLRQRTRDGAEVTVAAHLAVRLDDSGEVVAILEDTTDVTALREAEAALSEGTERLRTVMNAVNEAVVVATADGCIASVNPTALRLFGYTRAEDLLGRDADLLVPPACTARGLRGRRRDGSEFPIELSLVNGNDGGHTALIRDASSSGQAALALREAELRLRLARQLGEIADFEWTISDSMAIAGPDWCRLYRLPPGRERLSWQDWVALLHPEDRKRVIGEMRVLVARGGAITTRFRIHGGDGAVRQIRLHVESVRAADGTTLRLIGAQQEVIADTPPTRAVQRSAA